One window of Kosakonia cowanii JCM 10956 = DSM 18146 genomic DNA carries:
- a CDS encoding YodC family protein → MVFVVSDEVQAKKGGPRMIVTGYASGMVECRWYDGYGVKREAFREDELMPGEGQRIHEEA, encoded by the coding sequence ATGGTCTTTGTGGTCAGTGATGAGGTTCAGGCTAAAAAGGGTGGTCCGCGCATGATTGTCACCGGTTACGCCAGCGGTATGGTGGAGTGTCGGTGGTATGACGGCTATGGGGTCAAACGGGAAGCCTTTCGTGAAGATGAGCTAATGCCCGGCGAAGGGCAGCGCATTCACGAAGAAGCATAA
- a CDS encoding mannosyl-3-phosphoglycerate phosphatase-related protein — MPSLDDPLLIFTDVDGTLMDSHTGEWQAAAGWLSRLREQGIPVILCSSKTAAEMAALQKILSLEGLPFIAENGAVVQLDDSWHDDEHYPRLMSGAPHEEITRVLNELRNTHGWKFTSFSDLDESVLAEVTGLPPAQAALAKLQEASETLIWRDSDSEMAAFDDALSQLGLRFVQGARFWHVLDERGGKDQAVNWLTRQYHHYTGKSFTTVGLGDGPNDAPLLDSVDYAIVVRGLNREGVTVRRDTPERVYHTELEGAAGWREGLNQLFGISSSAQT, encoded by the coding sequence ATGCCGAGCCTGGACGATCCGTTACTGATTTTTACCGACGTGGATGGCACCCTGATGGATAGCCATACCGGTGAATGGCAGGCCGCCGCAGGCTGGCTGAGCCGTCTGCGTGAGCAGGGTATTCCGGTCATTTTATGCAGCAGTAAAACCGCCGCCGAGATGGCTGCCCTGCAAAAGATATTGAGCCTGGAGGGTTTGCCGTTTATTGCGGAAAACGGGGCGGTAGTTCAGCTTGATGACTCCTGGCATGATGATGAGCACTACCCGCGTCTGATGAGCGGCGCGCCCCATGAAGAGATTACCCGCGTGCTGAACGAGTTGCGTAATACGCACGGGTGGAAATTTACCTCCTTTTCCGATCTCGACGAGAGCGTACTGGCGGAAGTGACCGGCCTGCCGCCTGCCCAGGCGGCGCTGGCAAAGTTACAGGAAGCTTCTGAAACTCTTATCTGGCGCGACAGCGATTCCGAAATGGCGGCGTTTGACGATGCTTTATCGCAGCTCGGTTTGCGTTTCGTGCAGGGGGCGCGTTTCTGGCACGTGCTGGATGAGCGCGGCGGTAAAGATCAGGCGGTGAACTGGCTGACGCGGCAATATCACCATTACACCGGGAAAAGCTTTACCACCGTCGGGCTGGGTGATGGCCCGAACGATGCGCCGCTGCTCGACAGCGTCGATTACGCGATTGTCGTCCGTGGTCTGAACCGTGAAGGTGTGACAGTGCGCCGCGATACGCCTGAGCGGGTCTACCACACCGAGCTTGAGGGCGCAGCGGGCTGGCGCGAGGGGCTTAATCAGCTGTTCGGCATCTCATCGTCGGCGCAAACCTGA
- the dgcQ gene encoding cellulose biosynthesis regulator diguanylate cyclase DgcQ — MRHSTFNHLPGQSNNAGRYFDPTWVVNLCFVIVMVCSTVLTWREVLVLENAYATSQRSALENVSNALDMQMQVGVERLLFFRHTMEAALQTPLDLNVLRKRHGEFDSKRVLPQWQIGRDNQRTLPVYGVSDYFVEQTALLTRDNPNLHNELTAAMELGYLFRLSTHAQMLPRRAWYISRAGFFITTDTQASEETIVPTYYRLLMRPWFIGQQRQENHGRGVRWFSDLTPGSEHHGDVTASVPLDYQGNWLGALGVSFSVDAIHALLMHASPGGESDEKGNYLLYDSHFKLLTTTSLDDNVKPAFNPEERARLSAEMAKDTVGGLRLGARYISWQKLKHFDGVLVRIHTLREGITGDFGRISIAMAILWLLFMTMLLVAWGVIRRMVKNMYAMQNTLQWQAWYDPLTRLCNRGVLFERAKILSQQARTQKQPFAVIQLDLDHFKEVNDRFGHQAGDLVLSHTAGLISSSLDDKQVAGRVGGEEFCILLPGCTRAEAAAIGERIRLRIASKEILIHKHTTIRISASLGVSDALEEGNYDFEHLQSVADRRLYRAKHQGRNQVCADDEMPNS, encoded by the coding sequence GTGCGCCACTCCACCTTTAATCATCTGCCCGGACAAAGTAACAACGCCGGACGCTATTTCGATCCCACCTGGGTGGTTAACCTCTGTTTTGTGATCGTGATGGTCTGCTCGACCGTGCTCACCTGGCGCGAAGTGCTGGTGCTGGAGAACGCGTATGCCACGAGCCAGCGTAGCGCGCTGGAGAATGTCAGCAATGCGCTGGATATGCAGATGCAGGTCGGCGTTGAACGACTGCTCTTTTTCCGCCACACCATGGAGGCGGCGCTGCAAACGCCGCTCGATCTTAATGTCCTGCGAAAGCGCCACGGAGAGTTTGACAGCAAACGCGTGTTGCCGCAGTGGCAGATCGGTCGCGATAACCAGCGCACGCTGCCGGTATATGGCGTCTCGGACTACTTTGTTGAACAAACGGCGCTGCTGACCCGCGACAACCCGAACCTGCACAATGAACTGACCGCAGCGATGGAGCTGGGCTACCTGTTTCGTCTTTCAACTCATGCGCAGATGCTACCGCGTCGCGCCTGGTATATCTCCCGCGCCGGATTCTTCATTACTACGGATACTCAGGCCAGCGAAGAGACCATTGTGCCTACCTATTACCGTCTGCTGATGCGGCCGTGGTTTATCGGCCAGCAGAGGCAGGAGAACCACGGACGTGGCGTACGCTGGTTCAGCGACCTGACGCCGGGCAGTGAGCATCATGGCGATGTCACGGCCAGCGTACCGCTCGATTATCAGGGTAACTGGCTGGGGGCGCTGGGAGTCAGTTTCTCCGTTGATGCCATTCACGCGCTGCTGATGCACGCCAGTCCCGGTGGAGAAAGCGATGAGAAGGGCAACTATCTGCTCTATGACAGCCACTTTAAGCTACTCACTACCACCTCGCTCGACGACAACGTGAAGCCCGCCTTTAACCCTGAAGAGCGCGCGCGGCTCAGTGCGGAGATGGCGAAAGATACCGTGGGCGGCCTGCGCCTCGGCGCACGCTACATCAGCTGGCAAAAACTGAAACATTTCGATGGCGTGCTGGTGCGTATCCACACCTTGCGCGAAGGGATCACCGGCGATTTTGGCCGTATCAGCATTGCGATGGCCATTCTGTGGCTGCTGTTTATGACCATGCTGCTGGTGGCCTGGGGGGTGATTCGCCGGATGGTGAAGAATATGTACGCCATGCAGAATACGTTGCAGTGGCAGGCCTGGTACGATCCGTTAACCAGGCTCTGTAATCGCGGCGTGCTGTTTGAGCGGGCAAAAATCCTCTCACAACAGGCGCGCACGCAAAAGCAGCCCTTCGCGGTGATCCAGCTCGATCTCGATCACTTCAAAGAGGTTAATGACCGCTTTGGTCACCAGGCCGGGGATTTGGTGCTGTCGCATACCGCCGGGTTAATCAGCAGTAGCCTTGACGATAAGCAGGTTGCCGGGCGCGTGGGCGGCGAGGAGTTCTGTATTCTTCTGCCGGGCTGCACGCGGGCTGAGGCCGCCGCGATAGGCGAGCGTATTCGCCTGCGTATCGCCAGCAAGGAGATCCTCATCCATAAGCATACGACCATTCGCATTAGCGCATCGCTGGGGGTTAGCGATGCGCTGGAAGAGGGGAACTACGATTTTGAACACCTGCAATCCGTTGCCGACCGGCGTCTCTACCGGGCGAAGCATCAGGGGCGTAATCAGGTTTGCGCCGACGATGAGATGCCGAACAGCTGA